Below is a window of Candidatus Dependentiae bacterium DNA.
ATATCCTTATTAATAGATGCGGGCTTCTTGCTTGAGCATTATTAATTAAGAATGGGGTTATTATGAATAAAAAAAATTTCTCAGTATTTACTCTCGCCTTCCTTTTTATTGCCACGCAGGCGCAAGCTTCTTGGTATGAAAGCTTTACGCCTGTTTTACCACATTTTCCTATCGCATATTCTTCATTATTAACGGCATGCGATATTGCGCGCGATAAAATAGTTTCAGCTGTGCAACATCCTGCTGCGGGTTGGATTGTTGCTGGCATTACTGCGGCTACTGGATTATATCTTTATCAAAAGCAGCAAAAGAAAGCAGCTGATCAATTGGCACTTAAAGGGAATCAGATTACGCGAATTATAAATCAAAATAAAAAAGCATTGGTTAAACAAAAAGAGCAATTTAATGAAGCTTACAAAGATCTTGGATTGATGTATGAGGCCTCAGGGGCTTCTTTGCGTGGCGAATATTTACACTTAAAACGTGAAAATGCGAACTTAAAAACAATGGTTCAAGAAAAAGAACTACACATTAAAGATCTTAGAGACGAAATTGAAGATTATGCAAAAGAGAGAATGCAGCTGGAGAAAATCATGAACCATTCTCAATCGCAACTATTTGAATCGGTGGGTGTGAAAAAACATCATCTACAGGATTTAGAGGAAATGCATCGACTTACTTTGTCACCTCAAACCAATCACGTCCAGAACGCGTAGAAACTTCGAGTGGTACTTTCCAGAGTACCACTTTTTCTAGTGTTTCCCGCACTAGTTTTTCAGTTTTTTCCAGTTCATTTTCAGGAACAGAAAGCAATAATTCATCGTGAATTTGAATAACCATTTTGCCGCTCAGGCGATGCTCTTTAAGTAACTTCTCAATATGAATCATCCCCAATTTCATTAATTCTGCAGCGGTTCCTTGAACGCGCGTGTTGATCGCCATTCTTCGTGCTAAATCAAAAAGATTTTTGTTCTTTTCATGAATACCTGGCAAATAGCGGCGACGGCCCCAGTAAGTGGTTACGTATCCTTTTGCTTTGGTTTCTTCAACTACTTGTTCCATCCATGCAGAAACGCGTGGATACTGCGCAAAATAAGTATCAATATATCTTTTTGAATCGTTGAGCGGGATTTTTAAATCTTTCGAAAGTCCGTACGGCGTTAATCCATATAAAATACTAAAATTTATTCGTTTACCTACTTGGCGCTGTGCATGCGTTACGTTTTCGCGAGCAACACCAAAAATCTTTGAAGCAGTTTGTTGGTGAATATCGATGTTATGCAAAAACGATTCGATTAAATTTTCATCGCGCGAAAATTCTGCCAAAACGCGCAGCTCGATTTGGGAATAATCCGCAGAAAGAAAAACGCAGCCCTCTGGGGCTTTGAATGCTTTTCTAATTTGTATATCTGGAAAATTTTCAGAATCGGTTGGGATATTTTGTAAATTAGGATCGGAGCTTGAAAGGCGACCAGTAGCTACTTGCGTTTGGCTAAAGGTGCTGTGAATTCTTCCCGTTTTTGGATTAATATATTCTGGAAGCGCATCAATATACGTACTTTTTAATTTGAAAAGCTCTCGATATTTTGCAATGAGGCCTGGAACTGGATGCAACTGCGCAAGTTCTTCAAGCACTTCTTGATCGGTTGAATACCCAGTTTTTCCCGTTGTCTTTTTTTGCGTTGGTAATTTAAGATGCGTAAAAAGGAGCGCTTCAAGTTGTTTTGGAGAATTGAGGTTGATTTCTTTAAACTCATCGCCGATCAGCGAAATGATTTTCTCTTGTAAAGCTTTCAAATCTTTTGCAGCACGTTCGCCCAGATCTTCAATTACTTTTAGATCAAGTTCGATACCGACTTTTTCCATGTCGGTGAGCACTTGTACGAGCGGGAGTTCAATTTCATGATAAAGTTTTTCCATTCCTTTATCTTGTAATTTATGTTCGAGCAATGAAGTGAGCTGCAGGGTTTGATGCGCATCGGCCGCGCCGTATTCGGTTGCTAATTTCAGCGGCACTTGAGGAAATATTTTATACCCATTATTGGTAACCACATCCGCAAATGAAAGCATCGGTTCGCTAAGAAAATGCTCCGATAAATACTTTAGGCCAATCCGCTGCCAATCTTCGGTAATCAGATGTGCAGCAACGAGTGTATCAATTACTAACCCGCGCACATCGATTCCGGCATTGAAAAAAACTTGAAGATCGAATTTTGCGTGATGCATAATTTTTTTAATGGTTTCATCTTCAAGTAGCGGCTTGAGCACAGAAAAAATTTCTTCTTTGGTAAGTTGCGTTTCAGTTGTTTGGTGCGCATACGGAATATAGTATGCAGTTCCCTTTTCCATGCATACCGAAAATCCGCACATGTATCCTTGCATTGGTAGAAGGCCAGCGCCCTCAGTATCGATCGAAACAATTCGCTTGGCTTTAATTATATTGGCAATTTCATCGAGTTGCTCGCGTGTTGTGACCGTAATAAAATTATATTTTTCCGCATTCGAAAGAGAAATTTTTTGCTGATAAGCCGGAACGCCGCCTTCAGATTTAATTTCTTTAATGAGGCTATTAAAATTAAGTTCTTGAAAAAATGGTAACGCTTTCTGCCAATTATTCGCATCGTATTTCCATTCACTCAAGCTTGTATGCAGCGGAATGTAATGCAATTTAAAAAGTTTTTCGCTCAGGAAAGCATTTTCCTTATTTTGAGCGAGCAATTGCCGTGTGCGTTCTTTTGGCACGCGTTCAAGATGCGCGTAAAGATCTTCAAGTGAATTAAATTCTGTAACTAATTGCGTGGCACCTTTTTCGCCAATTCCTTTTACGCCCGGAATATTATCAGAGGAATCGCCAACGATTGCAAAATAGAAGGGGAGTTTTTCTACCGGAAAACCCATTTTTGCTTCAAACGCAGGGCGATCGATAACGATATCTTTAAACGGATCGAAAATAAGAATTGATTCATCAATTGTTTGGCCCATATCTTTATCGGATGTTACCAGAACAATTTTAACCCCATTATTTTTTAATTCTTGGGCAATCGAGTACATCAAATCGTCCGCTTCAACGCCGGTTTGTTGGCATTGGCCGATGCCAACCATTTCAGCAAATTGCTGGATAAGTTCTTTTTGGCTGAATAAATCAATCGGAGCTGCTTGCCGCGTTGCTTTATATTCCGGATATTGTTCGTGCCGAACCGTTTTGCCGCGACTATCCCAAACTAAACTCAAATATTCTGGTTTAAATGTATCGCTTAATTTCTTAAGCATTCGGCAGAATCCAAAGACTGCTTGCACTGGAGCGCCGGTGATGGTGTGTAGAGGGCGCATGCTATAATAAGCGCGATACAGAAAGGATGAGCCGTCTATTAAAAATAATGTTTTTTTAGGATCGAAGGGTGATTGAGTCAAAAGAAAGTTCCTTCAAAAGCGTTTATTTTTGACTATAGCGCAAATTGAACGAATTTTCTACGCGCGGCTTTTTTCACGATTATCTTGCCAGATCATTAAACACAGGAGCACACTCAATCCTGCGGCAAAGAAGCACCAAACAGAAACGACCGCATAATGATAAAGAAGATACGCGATCGCGTACGATAGAATAACTAAAATGCCAAAAAATTGCGCAACCCGACGCGGTGCAATCAAAAAGGGTAAAAACGTAGCCATTAAATAGGCGATTGAACTTAATACTCCGTAATGTTGCGTATAATCAAAATTATAAACAATGTGACGGTGCTCAATAAGTAGGGCAAACGGGGTTGTGAATAAATAATAGCCAAAGAACGTGCTCACCATACAGCCCCAAATAACGAGCAGAGAAGAT
It encodes the following:
- the polA gene encoding DNA polymerase I; amino-acid sequence: MTQSPFDPKKTLFLIDGSSFLYRAYYSMRPLHTITGAPVQAVFGFCRMLKKLSDTFKPEYLSLVWDSRGKTVRHEQYPEYKATRQAAPIDLFSQKELIQQFAEMVGIGQCQQTGVEADDLMYSIAQELKNNGVKIVLVTSDKDMGQTIDESILIFDPFKDIVIDRPAFEAKMGFPVEKLPFYFAIVGDSSDNIPGVKGIGEKGATQLVTEFNSLEDLYAHLERVPKERTRQLLAQNKENAFLSEKLFKLHYIPLHTSLSEWKYDANNWQKALPFFQELNFNSLIKEIKSEGGVPAYQQKISLSNAEKYNFITVTTREQLDEIANIIKAKRIVSIDTEGAGLLPMQGYMCGFSVCMEKGTAYYIPYAHQTTETQLTKEEIFSVLKPLLEDETIKKIMHHAKFDLQVFFNAGIDVRGLVIDTLVAAHLITEDWQRIGLKYLSEHFLSEPMLSFADVVTNNGYKIFPQVPLKLATEYGAADAHQTLQLTSLLEHKLQDKGMEKLYHEIELPLVQVLTDMEKVGIELDLKVIEDLGERAAKDLKALQEKIISLIGDEFKEINLNSPKQLEALLFTHLKLPTQKKTTGKTGYSTDQEVLEELAQLHPVPGLIAKYRELFKLKSTYIDALPEYINPKTGRIHSTFSQTQVATGRLSSSDPNLQNIPTDSENFPDIQIRKAFKAPEGCVFLSADYSQIELRVLAEFSRDENLIESFLHNIDIHQQTASKIFGVARENVTHAQRQVGKRINFSILYGLTPYGLSKDLKIPLNDSKRYIDTYFAQYPRVSAWMEQVVEETKAKGYVTTYWGRRRYLPGIHEKNKNLFDLARRMAINTRVQGTAAELMKLGMIHIEKLLKEHRLSGKMVIQIHDELLLSVPENELEKTEKLVRETLEKVVLWKVPLEVSTRSGRDWFEVTK